A genomic window from Vigna radiata var. radiata cultivar VC1973A chromosome 2, Vradiata_ver6, whole genome shotgun sequence includes:
- the LOC106756588 gene encoding F-box/kelch-repeat protein At5g60570, with protein sequence MTKKIRLACSLQEDEEKGNNSFVEMDTRVGGNDGFPRIGPNDSLLPGLFDDVALNCLAWVSRSDYASLACINKRYNMLIRSGYLSGLRKKLGIVELEHLVYLVCDPRGWEAFDPKRNRWITLPKIPCDECFNHADKESLAVGSELLVFGRELMDFAIWKYSLICRGWVKCQEMNRPRCLFASGSLGSIAIVAGGSDKYGNVLESAELYDSSSGTWELLPNMHTPRRLCSGFFMDGKFYVIGGMSSPTVSLTCGEEYDLKTRNWRKIEGMYPYVNGAAQAPPLVAVVDNELYAVEHLTNMVKKYDKENNSWSELGRLPVRADSSNGWGLAFKACAEKLLVVGGQRGPEGEAVVLNSWCPRTGVRNGTIDWQVLGVKEHVGVFVYNCAVMGWSGEMLLD encoded by the coding sequence atgacaaagaaaatacGCTTGGCTTGTTCCTTGCAGGAGGATGAAGAGAAAGGGAATAATAGCTTTGTGGAAATGGATACAAGGGTAGGAGGTAATGATGGTTTTCCTAGAATTGGACCAAATGATTCGCTTCTCCCTGGTCTTTTTGATGATGTTGCGCTAAACTGTCTTGCTTGGGTTAGTAGATCTGATTATGCTTCACTAGCATGTATAAATAAAAGGTACAACATGTTGATTAGGAGTGGGTATCTATCcgggttgaggaagaagttgGGGATTGTGGAGCTTGAGCATTTGGTTTATTTGGTTTGTGATCCAAGAGGGTGGGAGGCATTTGACCCCAAGAGAAATAGATGGATAACATTACCTAAAATACCTTGTGATGAGTGTTTTAATCATGCAGACAAGGAGTCCTTGGCTGTGGGGAGTGAATTGTTGGTGTTTGGTCGGGAATTGATGGATTTTGCCATTTGGAAGTACAGCTTGATTTGCCGTGGTTGGGTGAAGTGTCAGGAGATGAACCGACCTCGATGCTTGTTCGCATCTGGCAGTCTTGGTTCAATTGCTATTGTTGCTGGTGGAAGTGATAAATATGGAAATGTTCTTGAATCCGCCGAGTTGTATGACTCTTCTTCAGGTACATGGGAACTTTTGCCGAACATGCACACACCACGTAGATTGTGCTCTGGTTTTTTCATGGATGGCAAGTTCTATGTGATCGGTGGCATGTCAAGTCCTACTGTTTCATTGACTTGTGGAGAAGAGTATGATCTTAAGACAAGAAACTGGCGGAAAATAGAGGGTATGTATCCATATGTTAATGGGGCTGCTCAGGCTCCTCCACTTGTGGCAGTTGTGGATAATGAGTTATACGCAGTTGAGCATCTTACCAACATGGTGAAGAAATATGACAAGGAAAATAACAGTTGGAGTGAATTGGGAAGACTTCCAGTTCGGGCCGATTCTTCAAATGGATGGGGCCTGGCTTTCAAGGCTTGTGCAGAGAAGCTTCTGGTTGTGGGTGGGCAAAGGGGTCCAGAAGGTGAAGCTGTTGTACTGAACTCATGGTGTCCTAGGACAGGGGTCAGGAATGGAACCATAGATTGGCAAGTACTTGGTGTTAAGGAGCATGTCGGGGTGTTTGTTTACAATTGTGCTGTTATGGGATGGTCTGGTGAGATGCTTCTTGATTGA